From a region of the Gossypium raimondii isolate GPD5lz chromosome 10, ASM2569854v1, whole genome shotgun sequence genome:
- the LOC105776604 gene encoding stearoyl-[acyl-carrier-protein] 9-desaturase, chloroplastic isoform X2: MSRFCLRGVNETENTLEVDLKKPFMPPREVHVQVTHSMPPQKIEIFKSLEDWAENNILTYLKPVEKCWQPQDFLPDPASDGFHEQVKELRERAKEIPDDYFVVLVGDMITEEALPTYQTMLNTLDGVRDETGASLTPWAIWTRAWTAEENRHGDLLNKYLYLSGRVDMRQIEKTIQYLIGSGMDPRTENNPYLGFIYTSFQERATFISHGNTARLAKEHGDIKLAQICGNIASDEKRHETAYTKIVEKLFEIDPDGTVLAFADMMRKKISMPAHLMYDGQDDNLFDNFSAVAQRLGVYTARDYADILEFLVNKWKVTELTGLSADGRKAQDYVCGLPPRIRRLEERAQGRAKEAPRVPFSWIFDREVQL, translated from the exons ATGTCTCGTTTTTGTTTGAGAGGAGTTAACGAAACCGAAAATACCCt AGAGGTTGATCTCAAGAAGCCTTTCATGCCTCCTAGGGAGGTGCATGTTCAGGTCACGCACTCGATGCCACCTCAGAAGATTGAGATCTTCAAATCTTTGGAGGACTGGGCTGAGAACAACATTCTAACTTACCTCAAACCGGTTGAGAAATGTTGGCAACCCCAAGATTTTCTTCCGGATCCTGCATCAGATGGATTTCACGAGCAAGTCAAAGAACTTAGGGAAAGGGCAAAGGAGATTCCAGATGATTACTTTGTTGTTTTGGTTGGTGACATGATCACAGAGGAAGCTCTTCCAACTTACCAAACAATGCTTAATACCTTAGATGGAGTTCGTGATGAAACAGGTGCTAGCCTTACTCCTTGGGCAATATGGACAAGGGCTTGGACTGCTGAAGAAAACAGGCATGGTGATCTACTTAATAAGTATCTCTACTTGTCCGGAAGGGTCGACATGAGGCAAATTGAGAAGACAATCCAGTATTTGATTGGATCAGGAATG GATCCACGTACTGAGAATAATCCTTATCTGGGATTCATCTACACATCATTCCAAGAAAGGGCAACTTTCATCTCTCATGGGAATACAGCCCGGCTCGCAAAGGAGCATGGTGACATCAAGTTGGCTCAGATATGTGGTAACATTGCCTCTGATGAAAAGCGCCACGAGACTGCATATACTAAAATCGTTGAAAAGCTCTTTGAGATCGATCCCGACGGAACAGTCCTGGCTTTTGCTGACATGATGAGGAAGAAAATCTCCATGCCAGCACACTTGATGTATGATGGCCAAGATGACAATCTTTTTGATAATTTCTCAGCTGTTGCACAGAGACTTGGGGTTTACACTGCCAGAGACTATGCTGATATACTAGAGTTCCTGGTGAACAAATGGAAGGTGACGGAGTTAACTGGACTTTCAGCCGACGGGCGTAAAGCTCAGGATTATGTGTGCGGACTTCCACCAAGAATTCGAAGGCTGGAAGAGAGAGCTCAAGGAAGGGCCAAGGAAGCACCCAGGGTTCCATTCAGCTGGATATTTGATAGAGAAGTCCAGCTCTAA
- the LOC105776603 gene encoding uncharacterized protein LOC105776603, which produces MAGLFAYYGSLAPKTKNMVVAGGLTAFVFGVYFYTMRAVGGTDELQVAIDKLEELKKQEGK; this is translated from the coding sequence ATGGCTGGACTATTTGCTTATTATGGCAGCCTTGCACCAAAGACTAAGAATATGGTAGTCGCGGGGGGTTTGACAGCATTCGTATTTGGTGTATATTTCTATACTATGAGAGCTGTTGGAGGTACAGATGAGCTTCAGGTGGCTATAGATAAGTTGGAGGAGCTGAAAAAGCAAGAGGGGAAGTGA
- the LOC105776604 gene encoding stearoyl-[acyl-carrier-protein] 9-desaturase, chloroplastic isoform X1: MALKFNPITFQSQKLPSFALPPMAGLRSPKFFMASTLRSGSKEVDLKKPFMPPREVHVQVTHSMPPQKIEIFKSLEDWAENNILTYLKPVEKCWQPQDFLPDPASDGFHEQVKELRERAKEIPDDYFVVLVGDMITEEALPTYQTMLNTLDGVRDETGASLTPWAIWTRAWTAEENRHGDLLNKYLYLSGRVDMRQIEKTIQYLIGSGMDPRTENNPYLGFIYTSFQERATFISHGNTARLAKEHGDIKLAQICGNIASDEKRHETAYTKIVEKLFEIDPDGTVLAFADMMRKKISMPAHLMYDGQDDNLFDNFSAVAQRLGVYTARDYADILEFLVNKWKVTELTGLSADGRKAQDYVCGLPPRIRRLEERAQGRAKEAPRVPFSWIFDREVQL, encoded by the exons ATGGCTCTGAAATTCAACCCCATCACTTTTCAATCTCAGAAACTCCCTTCATTTGCTCTTCCACCAATGGCCGGCCTTAGGTCTCCCAAGTTTTTCATGGCCTCTACTCTTCGTTCTGGTTCCAA AGAGGTTGATCTCAAGAAGCCTTTCATGCCTCCTAGGGAGGTGCATGTTCAGGTCACGCACTCGATGCCACCTCAGAAGATTGAGATCTTCAAATCTTTGGAGGACTGGGCTGAGAACAACATTCTAACTTACCTCAAACCGGTTGAGAAATGTTGGCAACCCCAAGATTTTCTTCCGGATCCTGCATCAGATGGATTTCACGAGCAAGTCAAAGAACTTAGGGAAAGGGCAAAGGAGATTCCAGATGATTACTTTGTTGTTTTGGTTGGTGACATGATCACAGAGGAAGCTCTTCCAACTTACCAAACAATGCTTAATACCTTAGATGGAGTTCGTGATGAAACAGGTGCTAGCCTTACTCCTTGGGCAATATGGACAAGGGCTTGGACTGCTGAAGAAAACAGGCATGGTGATCTACTTAATAAGTATCTCTACTTGTCCGGAAGGGTCGACATGAGGCAAATTGAGAAGACAATCCAGTATTTGATTGGATCAGGAATG GATCCACGTACTGAGAATAATCCTTATCTGGGATTCATCTACACATCATTCCAAGAAAGGGCAACTTTCATCTCTCATGGGAATACAGCCCGGCTCGCAAAGGAGCATGGTGACATCAAGTTGGCTCAGATATGTGGTAACATTGCCTCTGATGAAAAGCGCCACGAGACTGCATATACTAAAATCGTTGAAAAGCTCTTTGAGATCGATCCCGACGGAACAGTCCTGGCTTTTGCTGACATGATGAGGAAGAAAATCTCCATGCCAGCACACTTGATGTATGATGGCCAAGATGACAATCTTTTTGATAATTTCTCAGCTGTTGCACAGAGACTTGGGGTTTACACTGCCAGAGACTATGCTGATATACTAGAGTTCCTGGTGAACAAATGGAAGGTGACGGAGTTAACTGGACTTTCAGCCGACGGGCGTAAAGCTCAGGATTATGTGTGCGGACTTCCACCAAGAATTCGAAGGCTGGAAGAGAGAGCTCAAGGAAGGGCCAAGGAAGCACCCAGGGTTCCATTCAGCTGGATATTTGATAGAGAAGTCCAGCTCTAA